From the genome of Variovorax sp. RA8, one region includes:
- a CDS encoding bifunctional helix-turn-helix transcriptional regulator/GNAT family N-acetyltransferase, which translates to MSAESPALPDVAAVKAVRQFNRFYTRRIGALDPYLGSDMSLTDVRVLYELAHCEQAVASEIAKDLGLDGGYLSRILRRFEGAGWLARETHPRDARQSLLRLTEAGHAAFAPLQQKSRDEAHALLASLTAPQQRRLIDAMHTVQALIEPEASAPAKPRTAVLRDPQPGDIGWVVQQHGELYAREYGWNSEFEALVAEIAGEFLRKFQPEWEHCWIAELDGERVGAVFLVRKSATVAQLRLLILTPQARGLGLGARLTDECIAFARRKGYRKMVLWTNSCLLAARHIYAMRGFELVKSEPYEGFGQQLVGETWELRLTRQN; encoded by the coding sequence ATGTCCGCCGAATCCCCCGCCTTGCCAGACGTCGCCGCCGTCAAGGCCGTGCGCCAGTTCAACCGCTTCTACACCCGCCGCATCGGCGCGCTCGACCCCTACCTGGGCAGCGACATGTCGCTCACCGACGTGCGGGTGCTCTACGAGCTGGCGCACTGCGAGCAGGCCGTGGCCAGCGAGATCGCGAAGGACCTGGGCCTGGACGGCGGCTACCTCAGCCGCATCCTGCGCCGCTTCGAGGGCGCCGGCTGGCTCGCGCGCGAGACGCATCCACGCGATGCGCGCCAGAGCCTGCTGCGCCTGACCGAGGCGGGCCACGCCGCCTTCGCCCCGCTGCAGCAGAAATCGCGTGACGAGGCCCATGCCCTGCTCGCTTCGCTTACGGCGCCACAGCAGCGCCGGTTGATCGATGCGATGCACACGGTGCAGGCGCTGATCGAGCCCGAAGCCAGCGCGCCAGCCAAGCCGCGCACCGCGGTGCTGCGCGACCCGCAGCCGGGCGATATCGGCTGGGTGGTGCAGCAGCACGGCGAGCTCTACGCCCGCGAGTACGGCTGGAACAGCGAGTTCGAGGCGCTGGTGGCCGAGATTGCCGGCGAGTTCCTGCGCAAGTTCCAGCCCGAATGGGAGCATTGCTGGATCGCCGAGCTCGACGGCGAGCGCGTGGGCGCCGTGTTCCTGGTGCGCAAGTCAGCCACCGTGGCACAGCTGCGCCTCTTGATCCTGACGCCGCAGGCGCGCGGGCTGGGCCTGGGCGCGCGGCTGACCGACGAATGCATTGCCTTCGCGCGCCGCAAGGGCTACAGGAAGATGGTGCTGTGGACCAACAGCTGCCTGCTGGCCGCGCGCCACATCTACGCGATGCGCGGTTTCGAGCTGGTCAAGTCCGAGCCCTACGAGGGCTTCGGCCAGCAACTGGTGGGCGAAACCTGGGAACTCAGGCTCACTCGCCAAAATTGA
- a CDS encoding patatin-like phospholipase family protein has translation MRTITPSKKTNGSASRRSIPRVDITAAKKALVLQGGGALGAYQAGVYAGVYEKHKALDWVAGVSIGAINAALIAGNPPDLRVARLREFWDLVSSGPAQRLPPGWSDRALFNRWSANSTAMFGVPGFFTPRRDPTLLLGGAAPVLSYYDTSPLKSTLERLVDFDRINDCDIRLSVGAVNVRSGNSVYFDNTRQRIGPEHIMASGALPPGFEPVHIDGEDYWDGGIVSNTPLQYVLDTHPRTESLMVLQVDLFSARGAMPRTLAETLERQKDITYSSRTRMNTDALASNMNLQQAVADLIAKLPAALRKDPSVAAVCAQLTHQPIEIVHLIYRDKPYELDSKDYEFSRASVDEHWEAGMRDICNTLEHPDWLRAAAQANGVTTFDLAEPQQRRVRHPMKIPAAPAAAAAAAVR, from the coding sequence ATGCGCACCATCACGCCCAGCAAGAAAACCAACGGTTCCGCCTCCCGTCGCTCCATCCCCCGCGTCGACATCACGGCCGCCAAGAAGGCGCTTGTGCTGCAGGGCGGCGGCGCCCTCGGCGCCTACCAGGCCGGCGTCTATGCCGGCGTGTACGAAAAGCACAAGGCGCTGGACTGGGTGGCCGGTGTTTCGATCGGCGCAATCAACGCCGCCCTGATCGCCGGCAACCCGCCCGACCTGCGCGTGGCGCGCCTGCGCGAGTTCTGGGACCTCGTTTCCTCGGGCCCGGCGCAACGGCTGCCGCCGGGGTGGAGCGACCGCGCGCTCTTCAACCGGTGGAGTGCCAATTCGACGGCGATGTTCGGCGTGCCGGGCTTCTTCACGCCGCGGCGCGACCCGACGCTGTTGCTCGGCGGCGCGGCACCGGTGCTGAGCTACTACGACACCTCGCCCCTGAAGTCCACGCTCGAGCGCCTGGTGGACTTCGATCGCATCAACGACTGCGACATCCGCTTGAGCGTGGGCGCGGTCAATGTGCGCAGCGGCAATTCGGTCTACTTCGACAACACCCGGCAGCGCATCGGCCCCGAGCACATCATGGCCAGCGGCGCCCTGCCGCCCGGCTTCGAGCCGGTGCACATCGACGGGGAGGACTACTGGGACGGCGGCATCGTCTCCAACACGCCGCTGCAGTACGTGCTCGACACCCATCCGCGCACGGAGTCGCTCATGGTGCTGCAGGTGGACCTGTTCAGCGCCCGGGGCGCCATGCCGCGCACCCTGGCCGAGACCCTGGAGCGGCAGAAGGACATCACCTACTCGAGCCGCACTCGCATGAACACCGACGCGCTGGCCTCGAACATGAACCTGCAGCAGGCGGTGGCCGACCTGATCGCCAAGCTGCCGGCCGCGCTGCGCAAGGATCCCAGCGTTGCCGCGGTGTGCGCGCAGCTCACGCACCAGCCGATCGAGATCGTGCACCTGATCTACCGTGACAAGCCCTACGAGCTCGACTCCAAGGACTACGAGTTCTCGCGCGCCTCGGTCGACGAGCACTGGGAAGCCGGCATGCGCGACATCTGCAACACGCTGGAGCACCCGGATTGGCTGCGCGCCGCCGCGCAGGCCAACGGCGTCACCACCTTCGACCTCGCCGAACCCCAGCAACGACGCGTTCGCCATCCGATGAAGATACCGGCCGCCCCGGCCGCCGCAGCCGCGGCCGCGGTGCGCTGA
- a CDS encoding 3-hydroxybutyrate dehydrogenase, whose product MQLKDKVAFITGSASGIGKEIALLFAQEGAKVVIADLNKQAADATAAELEESGAQAIGVGVDVTSEEQVDAAVEEAAKAFGGIDILISNAGIQIVHPVEEFSFADWKKMLAIHLDGAFLTTKACLRHMYAQGRGGSVIYMGSVRSKEASLLKAPYVTAKHGLIGLAKTVAKEGAKHGVRANVICPGFVRTPLVEKQIPEQARTLGITEEQVIKNVMLKETVDGEFTTTDDVARVALLFAAFPTNALTGQSLVVSHGWFMQ is encoded by the coding sequence ATGCAACTCAAGGACAAGGTCGCCTTCATCACCGGTTCGGCCAGCGGCATCGGCAAGGAAATCGCCCTCCTGTTCGCGCAGGAAGGCGCCAAGGTCGTGATCGCCGATCTCAACAAGCAGGCGGCCGACGCCACCGCCGCCGAGCTCGAGGAAAGCGGCGCGCAGGCCATCGGCGTCGGCGTCGACGTCACCAGCGAAGAGCAGGTCGACGCGGCCGTCGAGGAAGCCGCCAAGGCCTTCGGCGGCATCGACATTCTGATCAGCAATGCCGGCATCCAGATCGTGCACCCGGTCGAGGAGTTCAGCTTTGCCGACTGGAAGAAGATGCTGGCCATCCATCTCGACGGCGCCTTCCTCACCACCAAGGCCTGCCTCAGGCACATGTACGCGCAGGGCCGCGGCGGCAGCGTGATCTACATGGGCTCGGTGCGCTCCAAGGAGGCCTCGCTGCTGAAGGCGCCCTATGTCACGGCCAAGCACGGCCTGATCGGGCTGGCCAAGACGGTGGCGAAGGAGGGCGCGAAGCATGGCGTGCGCGCCAACGTGATCTGCCCCGGCTTCGTGCGTACGCCACTGGTCGAGAAGCAGATCCCGGAGCAGGCCAGGACCCTGGGCATCACCGAGGAGCAGGTGATCAAGAACGTGATGCTCAAGGAGACGGTGGACGGCGAGTTCACCACCACGGACGACGTCGCGCGCGTGGCGCTGCTGTTTGCCGCCTTCCCGACCAATGCGCTCACCGGGCAATCCCTGGTGGTGAGCCATGGCTGGTTCATGCAGTAG
- a CDS encoding GAF domain-containing protein has product MTTAPSLPAIRACFEGAIPAMMATCAADGTPNVAYISQVYYVDERHVALSFQFFNKTRQNILANPHGAVLVMDPVTAVFYRLQLRYLRTETEGPLFEGMKAQLAGIASYSGMAGVFRLLGSDVYEVDAIERLEGECLPAAPRPPLLAGVRRAAERLAACGATDELLQAALAALNDHLDIRHAMVLLLDAGTQRLYTVASCGYATSGVGSEIEMGHGVIGMAARERTPVRISHMTSAAAYSHAVRISLRESQPGVALETEIPFPGLAEPHSQLAVPILSTGRLLGVLFVESPQDMRFGFEDEDALVAIAGHLGAALDLLRVSAEPAPPEEPAEADMPSASGTPLAVRHYLANNSVFVGDSYLIKGVAGAILGKLLREHAQLGRSEFTNRELRLDPALRLPDLSDNLEARLVLLQRRLAENCPHIRIEKTGRGRFRLRLDRPIALDEIAA; this is encoded by the coding sequence ATGACCACTGCACCGTCCCTGCCCGCGATCCGCGCCTGCTTCGAAGGCGCCATCCCCGCCATGATGGCGACCTGCGCCGCCGACGGCACGCCCAACGTGGCGTACATCTCGCAGGTCTACTATGTGGACGAGCGCCATGTCGCGCTGTCCTTCCAGTTCTTCAACAAGACGCGCCAGAACATCCTGGCCAATCCGCATGGCGCCGTGCTGGTGATGGATCCGGTCACCGCCGTCTTCTACCGGCTGCAGCTGCGCTACCTGCGCACCGAGACCGAGGGCCCGCTGTTCGAAGGCATGAAGGCGCAGCTGGCGGGCATCGCCTCCTATTCCGGCATGGCCGGCGTGTTCCGCCTGCTGGGCTCCGACGTCTACGAGGTCGATGCCATCGAGCGCCTCGAGGGCGAATGCCTGCCGGCCGCGCCGCGCCCGCCCCTGCTGGCCGGCGTGCGCCGCGCGGCGGAGCGCCTGGCCGCCTGTGGCGCCACCGACGAGCTGCTGCAGGCCGCGCTCGCCGCGCTCAACGACCACCTGGACATCCGCCATGCCATGGTCCTGTTGCTCGATGCGGGCACGCAGCGCCTGTACACGGTGGCTAGCTGCGGCTACGCGACCTCCGGCGTCGGCTCCGAGATCGAGATGGGCCACGGCGTCATCGGCATGGCCGCACGCGAACGCACGCCGGTGCGCATCAGCCACATGACGAGTGCAGCCGCCTACAGCCACGCGGTGCGCATCAGCCTGCGCGAAAGCCAGCCCGGCGTGGCACTGGAGACGGAGATTCCCTTCCCTGGCCTGGCCGAGCCGCACAGCCAACTGGCGGTCCCGATCCTGTCCACCGGCCGCCTGCTGGGCGTGCTGTTCGTCGAGAGTCCCCAGGACATGCGCTTCGGCTTCGAGGACGAGGACGCGCTGGTCGCCATCGCCGGGCACCTCGGCGCGGCGCTGGACCTGCTGCGCGTCTCGGCCGAGCCTGCGCCGCCCGAGGAGCCGGCCGAAGCCGACATGCCCTCGGCGAGCGGCACGCCCCTGGCGGTTCGCCACTACCTCGCCAACAACAGCGTCTTCGTCGGCGACAGCTACCTCATCAAGGGCGTCGCCGGCGCCATCCTGGGCAAGCTGTTGCGCGAGCACGCGCAACTCGGCCGCAGCGAGTTCACCAACCGCGAACTGCGGCTGGACCCGGCCCTGCGCCTGCCCGACCTCTCGGACAACCTGGAGGCGCGCCTGGTGCTGCTGCAGCGCCGCCTGGCCGAGAACTGCCCGCACATACGCATCGAGAAAACGGGCCGCGGGCGCTTCCGCCTTCGCCTCGACCGGCCGATCGCGCTCGACGAGATCGCAGCCTAA
- a CDS encoding YgiQ family radical SAM protein → MNAPVDVSFFARAAKPLTSYRKYWAARFGTARFLPTSRAEMEALGWDSCDIVIVTGDAYVDHPSFGMAVIGRMLEAQGFRVGIIAQPDWHSADPFKALGKPNLFFGVTAGNMDSMINRYTADRKIRSDDAYTPGDVGGRRPDRAAIVYSQRCKEAWNDVPIVLGGIEGSLRRIAHYDYWQDKVRRSIVVDAKCDLLLYGNAERAIVEIAHRLAAREPVQQITDVRGTAFVRRETPAGWFEIDSTSVDLPGRVEAHVNPYLMVSEQAKANGATCAKEEEAQAVAATAEAKPLHFIPNPGLRKAEGEGAKPEGRVKVPPRERSVIRLPSYEQVRADPVLYAHANRVLHLETNPGNARALVQAHGEGAIARDVWINPPPIPLTTAEMDHVFDLPYARSPHPRYADEHGSHDGATKIPAWEMIRFSVNIMRGCFGGCTFCSITEHEGRIIQSRSEDSIIKEVEAIRDGVKGFTGTISDLGGPTANMYRIGCKSPEIEAACRKPSCVYPGICPNLNTSHDPLIKIYRRARALKGIKKILIGSGLRYDLAVQSPEYVKELVQHHVGGYLKIAPEHTEQGPLTKMMKPGIGSYDRFKQMFEKFSAEAGKKQYLIPYFIAAHPGTSDEDMMNLALWLKRNGFRADQVQTFYPSPMATATAMYHTNKNPLRKITRESETVDIVRGDKRRRLHKAFLRYHDANNWPLLREALKKMGRADLIGNGKHHLIPTYQPLTDGSYQSARRKNSTPVALQPVQPAKGRILTQHTGLPPRETGGGRAKPARKGR, encoded by the coding sequence ATGAACGCCCCCGTCGACGTCTCCTTTTTCGCGCGCGCCGCCAAGCCGCTGACCAGCTACCGCAAGTACTGGGCAGCCCGTTTCGGCACGGCCAGGTTCCTGCCCACTTCGCGCGCCGAGATGGAGGCGCTGGGTTGGGACAGCTGCGACATCGTGATCGTCACCGGCGACGCCTATGTCGACCATCCCAGCTTCGGCATGGCGGTCATCGGCCGGATGCTGGAGGCGCAGGGCTTTCGCGTGGGCATCATCGCGCAGCCCGACTGGCACAGCGCCGATCCCTTCAAGGCGCTGGGCAAGCCGAACCTGTTCTTCGGCGTGACCGCCGGCAACATGGACTCGATGATCAACCGCTACACGGCGGACCGGAAAATCCGCAGCGATGACGCCTACACGCCCGGCGATGTCGGCGGCCGGCGGCCCGACCGGGCAGCCATCGTGTATTCGCAGCGATGCAAGGAAGCCTGGAACGACGTGCCGATCGTGCTCGGCGGCATCGAGGGCTCGCTGCGCCGCATCGCCCATTACGACTACTGGCAGGACAAGGTCCGCCGCTCGATCGTGGTCGACGCCAAGTGCGACCTGCTGCTGTACGGCAATGCAGAGCGCGCCATCGTCGAGATCGCGCACCGCCTCGCGGCGCGCGAGCCCGTGCAGCAGATCACCGACGTGCGCGGCACGGCCTTCGTGCGGCGGGAGACGCCCGCAGGCTGGTTCGAGATCGACTCGACCAGCGTGGACTTGCCGGGGCGGGTCGAGGCGCATGTGAACCCATACCTGATGGTGTCGGAGCAGGCCAAGGCGAATGGAGCGACTTGCGCGAAGGAAGAAGAAGCGCAGGCGGTTGCTGCGACGGCCGAGGCGAAGCCGCTCCATTTCATCCCCAACCCCGGCTTGCGCAAGGCAGAGGGGGAGGGAGCAAAGCCCGAGGGGCGCGTCAAGGTCCCGCCGCGCGAGCGCTCGGTGATCCGCCTGCCTTCGTACGAGCAGGTGCGTGCCGACCCCGTGCTCTATGCCCACGCCAACCGCGTGCTCCACCTGGAGACCAACCCCGGCAATGCCAGGGCCCTGGTGCAGGCCCACGGCGAGGGCGCAATCGCGCGCGACGTCTGGATCAACCCGCCGCCCATCCCGCTCACCACCGCCGAGATGGACCACGTGTTCGACCTGCCCTATGCGCGCAGCCCGCACCCGCGCTACGCCGACGAGCACGGCAGCCACGATGGCGCCACCAAGATCCCGGCCTGGGAGATGATCCGCTTCAGCGTGAACATCATGCGCGGCTGCTTCGGCGGCTGCACCTTCTGCTCCATCACCGAGCACGAGGGCCGCATCATCCAGAGCCGCTCGGAGGACTCGATCATCAAGGAGGTCGAGGCCATCCGCGACGGCGTCAAGGGCTTCACCGGCACCATCTCGGACCTCGGCGGCCCCACCGCCAACATGTACCGCATCGGCTGCAAGAGCCCGGAGATCGAGGCCGCGTGCCGCAAGCCCAGCTGCGTGTACCCCGGCATCTGCCCGAACCTCAACACCAGCCACGATCCGCTGATCAAGATCTACCGGCGTGCGCGTGCCCTGAAGGGCATCAAGAAGATCCTGATCGGCTCCGGCCTGCGGTACGACCTGGCGGTGCAGTCGCCCGAGTACGTGAAGGAACTGGTGCAGCACCACGTGGGCGGCTACCTCAAGATCGCGCCCGAGCACACCGAGCAGGGTCCGCTCACCAAGATGATGAAGCCCGGCATCGGCAGCTACGACCGCTTCAAGCAGATGTTCGAGAAGTTCAGCGCGGAAGCGGGCAAGAAGCAGTACTTGATCCCGTACTTCATCGCCGCCCATCCAGGCACCAGTGACGAGGACATGATGAACCTCGCGCTCTGGCTCAAGAGGAACGGCTTCCGCGCCGACCAGGTCCAGACCTTCTACCCTTCGCCCATGGCTACCGCCACGGCGATGTACCACACCAACAAGAACCCGCTGCGCAAGATCACACGCGAGAGCGAGACGGTCGACATCGTGCGCGGCGACAAGCGCCGCCGCCTGCACAAGGCCTTCCTGCGCTACCACGACGCCAACAACTGGCCGCTGCTGCGCGAAGCCCTCAAGAAGATGGGCCGTGCCGACCTGATCGGCAACGGCAAGCACCACCTGATCCCGACCTACCAGCCTCTGACCGACGGCAGCTACCAGAGCGCGCGGCGCAAGAACTCGACGCCGGTGGCCTTGCAGCCGGTCCAGCCTGCCAAGGGCCGCATCCTCACGCAGCACACCGGCCTGCCGCCGCGCGAGACCGGCGGCGGCCGCGCCAAGCCGGCGCGCAAGGGCCGCTGA
- a CDS encoding universal stress protein: MYERILVATDGSELSELAVTASIDLALLMNAELVAVKVVHHYPTGYFEGSLLVSQMEVQRMQEQADAEAQRVVDAVKATADARGVKGTRAVVMKSELISEAIIEAARVHKSDLIVMASHGRRGIKRLLMGSETLHVLTHSHTPVLVLR, from the coding sequence ATGTATGAACGCATACTCGTCGCCACCGATGGTTCCGAGCTCTCGGAACTTGCCGTGACCGCCTCGATCGACCTCGCCCTGCTGATGAACGCGGAGCTGGTCGCCGTCAAGGTGGTCCACCACTACCCTACCGGCTACTTCGAAGGCTCACTGCTGGTAAGCCAGATGGAGGTCCAGCGCATGCAGGAACAGGCCGATGCCGAGGCCCAGCGCGTGGTCGACGCGGTCAAGGCCACGGCCGACGCCCGGGGCGTGAAGGGCACCCGCGCCGTGGTCATGAAATCGGAGCTGATCTCCGAGGCCATCATCGAAGCCGCGCGCGTCCACAAGAGCGACCTGATCGTGATGGCCTCGCATGGCCGCCGCGGCATCAAGCGGCTGCTGATGGGCAGCGAGACGCTGCATGTGCTGACGCATTCGCACACGCCGGTGCTAGTGCTGCGCTAG
- a CDS encoding Bug family tripartite tricarboxylate transporter substrate binding protein, whose product MTIIRPTRRGALQWLAAGAASLALPAFAQWPEKPIKIIVTFPAGGASDILARVMAEQLGKKLGQPVVVDNKPGAGGTIGGTQVAGAAPDGYTLMLSNTTPIALGPFALEKQPYDPVAAFTHIAYLGSAPLVLMASKESGIRTFADLDARARKEGRLDFGSGGPGSVGHVHGELIRKITGANLVHVPYRGGAPMTTDLIANVIPVGIDVLTAFVPFFKSGQLVPIAVTSQARSPLTPEVPTVVEIGQPKMVLENFFGLSGPAKLPADVVARLNAACNEVLVMPEVQKKMVELGIVGKPETTARFQSFVREQVGVLGPTVKGAGIKL is encoded by the coding sequence ATGACCATCATCCGCCCCACGCGCCGCGGCGCGCTCCAGTGGCTGGCTGCCGGCGCGGCATCGCTGGCGCTGCCGGCCTTCGCCCAGTGGCCCGAGAAGCCCATCAAGATCATCGTCACCTTTCCGGCCGGCGGCGCCAGTGACATCCTGGCCCGCGTGATGGCCGAGCAGCTCGGCAAGAAGCTGGGCCAGCCGGTGGTGGTGGACAACAAACCCGGCGCAGGCGGCACCATCGGGGGCACGCAGGTCGCGGGGGCGGCGCCCGATGGCTACACGCTCATGCTCTCGAACACGACGCCGATTGCGCTCGGCCCCTTTGCGCTCGAGAAGCAGCCCTACGATCCGGTGGCGGCCTTCACGCACATCGCCTACCTGGGCTCGGCGCCGCTGGTGCTGATGGCCAGCAAGGAATCGGGCATCAGGACCTTTGCCGATCTCGACGCCCGCGCGCGCAAGGAGGGCCGGCTGGACTTCGGCTCCGGCGGGCCGGGGTCGGTCGGCCATGTCCACGGCGAGCTGATTCGCAAGATCACCGGCGCCAACCTGGTGCACGTGCCCTACCGCGGTGGCGCACCGATGACCACCGACCTGATCGCCAACGTGATCCCGGTCGGCATCGACGTGCTCACGGCCTTCGTGCCCTTCTTCAAGAGCGGCCAGCTCGTGCCGATCGCGGTAACGAGCCAGGCGCGCTCGCCACTCACGCCGGAGGTTCCGACGGTGGTGGAGATCGGCCAGCCCAAGATGGTGCTGGAGAACTTCTTCGGCCTGAGCGGGCCGGCGAAGCTGCCGGCCGACGTGGTCGCCAGACTCAACGCCGCCTGCAACGAGGTTCTGGTCATGCCCGAGGTGCAGAAGAAGATGGTCGAGCTGGGCATCGTCGGCAAGCCGGAAACCACCGCTCGTTTCCAGAGTTTCGTGCGCGAGCAGGTCGGCGTGCTCGGGCCCACGGTGAAGGGCGCCGGCATCAAGCTCTGA
- a CDS encoding SDR family oxidoreductase — protein MYQSDLMAGRRILVTGGGTGLGKAMAERFLGLGADVAICGRRQSVVEETAAQWRTQFPGRRVDAFGVDIRNAQSVEEMVEALWQSGGLTGLVNNAAGNFVAPTESLSSRAFDAVANIVFHGSFYVTQAVGKRWIAEAKAGQWQPSDPYRSVMSIIVTWVDNGGPYVVPSAMSKAGVEVMTKSLATEWARYGIRLNAVGPGEIPTEGMSKRLNPGEEPGARSKLRNPMARTGRMSELQNLAAFLMAPGQCDWLTGQSIMMDGGHALATGGNFYELREWSDAQWQEARERIEAQNQKDKAQR, from the coding sequence ATGTACCAAAGCGATCTCATGGCCGGCCGTCGCATTCTCGTGACCGGCGGCGGCACCGGGCTCGGCAAAGCCATGGCCGAGCGCTTCCTGGGACTGGGCGCGGACGTCGCGATCTGCGGCCGGCGCCAGTCGGTCGTCGAGGAGACGGCGGCGCAATGGCGCACGCAGTTCCCCGGCCGCAGGGTCGATGCCTTCGGGGTCGACATCCGCAATGCGCAGAGCGTGGAGGAGATGGTCGAGGCGCTCTGGCAGAGCGGCGGACTGACCGGGCTGGTCAACAACGCGGCCGGCAACTTCGTCGCGCCGACCGAGAGCCTGTCCTCGCGTGCTTTCGATGCCGTCGCCAACATCGTCTTTCACGGGAGCTTCTACGTGACCCAGGCGGTGGGCAAGCGCTGGATCGCCGAGGCCAAGGCCGGGCAGTGGCAGCCGAGCGACCCGTACCGCAGTGTCATGAGCATCATCGTGACCTGGGTCGACAACGGCGGCCCCTACGTCGTGCCCTCGGCCATGAGCAAGGCCGGCGTGGAAGTGATGACCAAGTCGCTGGCGACCGAATGGGCGCGCTACGGCATCCGGCTCAACGCGGTCGGGCCGGGCGAGATCCCGACCGAAGGCATGAGCAAGCGCCTCAATCCGGGCGAGGAGCCCGGCGCGCGCAGCAAGCTGCGCAACCCGATGGCGCGCACCGGCCGGATGAGCGAGCTGCAGAACCTGGCCGCCTTCCTGATGGCCCCCGGCCAGTGCGACTGGCTTACAGGCCAGAGCATCATGATGGACGGCGGCCACGCCCTGGCCACCGGCGGCAACTTCTACGAGCTGCGCGAGTGGAGCGACGCCCAATGGCAGGAAGCGCGCGAGCGCATCGAGGCGCAGAACCAGAAGGACAAGGCGCAAAGATAG
- a CDS encoding CoA transferase: MPPSPDLASTPLSGVRVLSLALNLPGPAALMRCRAMGASCLKFEPPAGDPMAHYNRAAYAALHEGVRIETGDLKTEAGLAQLHRALGQTEVLLTSFRPSALAKLGLGWEALHARHPALSQVAIVGAPGARAEEPGHDLTYLAESGLVTGTELPPTLYADMGGALLASEAVLKAVLCARALPGTGVYLEVALNASADWLALPRSWGLTLPAGAVGGAHAGYRVYSCADGRVAVAALEPHFAKRLCEAAGLGIQDMMAPATREGLAAWLRTRTRAELDTIARERDVPLLTLEG, from the coding sequence ATGCCCCCTTCCCCCGACCTCGCTTCCACGCCCCTTTCCGGTGTGCGCGTGCTGAGCCTGGCGCTCAACCTGCCCGGGCCCGCCGCCCTGATGCGCTGCCGCGCCATGGGCGCCAGCTGCCTGAAATTCGAGCCGCCGGCCGGCGACCCGATGGCCCACTACAACCGGGCGGCCTATGCCGCGCTGCACGAAGGCGTGCGCATCGAGACGGGCGACCTGAAGACCGAGGCCGGCCTGGCCCAGCTGCACCGGGCCCTCGGCCAGACCGAGGTGCTGCTGACCTCCTTCCGCCCCTCCGCCCTGGCCAAGCTGGGCCTGGGCTGGGAGGCGCTGCACGCCCGGCATCCCGCGCTCTCGCAGGTGGCGATCGTCGGCGCTCCCGGCGCGCGGGCCGAGGAACCGGGCCACGACCTCACGTACCTCGCAGAAAGCGGCCTGGTCACGGGCACCGAGCTGCCGCCCACCCTCTATGCCGACATGGGCGGCGCGCTGCTGGCGAGCGAGGCGGTGCTCAAGGCCGTGCTCTGCGCGCGCGCACTGCCGGGCACCGGCGTATATCTCGAAGTCGCGCTCAACGCCTCGGCCGACTGGCTCGCACTGCCGCGCAGCTGGGGCCTGACGCTGCCCGCGGGCGCCGTGGGGGGTGCCCATGCGGGCTACCGCGTCTACTCCTGCGCCGACGGCCGGGTGGCGGTGGCCGCGCTGGAACCGCATTTCGCCAAGCGGCTGTGCGAAGCGGCCGGCCTCGGCATCCAGGACATGATGGCGCCGGCCACGCGCGAGGGCCTGGCCGCCTGGCTGCGCACCCGCACGCGCGCCGAGCTCGACACCATAGCCCGCGAGCGCGACGTGCCGCTGCTCACGCTGGAAGGTTGA
- a CDS encoding CHRD domain-containing protein has product MNRTATFLRAALVTGVATAALAGCGMMSRSNTASFSGSMNAASQVPPNMTRGSGLAEAWLNKDTNVLKYKIVYTGLSGPATAAHFHGPASAGANAGVVLPFANPASPIEGQATLTPAQAADLMAGRWYANIHTAANPNGEIRGQLLPKM; this is encoded by the coding sequence ATGAACCGAACTGCCACCTTCTTGCGCGCCGCCCTCGTGACCGGCGTGGCCACCGCCGCTCTCGCGGGCTGCGGCATGATGTCCAGGTCCAACACGGCGAGCTTCAGCGGCAGCATGAACGCGGCCAGCCAGGTGCCGCCCAACATGACGCGCGGCAGCGGCCTGGCCGAGGCCTGGCTCAACAAGGACACCAATGTCCTCAAGTACAAGATCGTCTACACCGGACTGAGCGGTCCGGCCACAGCGGCCCATTTCCATGGCCCCGCTTCAGCCGGCGCGAACGCGGGCGTGGTGTTGCCCTTCGCGAATCCCGCAAGTCCCATCGAGGGCCAGGCCACGCTCACCCCGGCCCAGGCCGCCGACCTGATGGCCGGCCGGTGGTACGCCAACATCCATACGGCGGCCAATCCGAACGGCGAGATCCGGGGGCAACTGCTGCCCAAGATGTAG